The nucleotide window AATCATGCTTTCGAGGTCTCTCGGCCTTTGAAGAAGGTACTATCAACAGAGGTGCAATTATATTTTTCATTGTCTATCGGTTAAATCAGTTGTATACTTGGGTAATTTCATAGTGAATCCTCCTGTAATAATGTGGTGTTATATACAAAGGGATGTGATAATGGAACATCCATTCAAATAAGTATCAGTTCATCATCAGATGCCAAATCTTTGTGTTATAAATAATTTTTAAACAGGCTCTAAAAAGGTCACCCAGCCGGCAGTTTATGAAACCGTTCAACGGCGGTTGATGACGAATCACGGGTATCTGGAATGGACCCAGATCCTTTGTGAGATCAATATGACCCAGTTAAAGATTAACCAAATTCAGCGTGCCCTGGTCAAAGCGGGTTATGATCCCGGCCCTATCGATGGTATCGATCAGAACTCAAACCATGAATGCGGTCAATAAATTTCAGGCAGCTAAGAAATTTGCCGTCACCAAGTATTTAACCTTTGAAACGCTTCAGACGTTACATATCAAAATGTAAATTCTAACCTGCTCAATTTTAATTCTACGCATCGGTCAAGGAGTTATAACAAATTAATGTAATATAGATAAGAAGGAGGGGAAATTATGAGATATGCTGTAATTTTACTAACAATAATCGGTATGCTGTTTTTTCTCGGATGTGGAAATGACGATAAAACTGAAAAATCTTCAGCATCGTCAGAAGAAAAGGCCGCTCAAACAGTTGAAGCGGTTAAGGAAACAGCCGGTCAGACAGTTGAAACTGTAAAAGAAAAAACTGGAGAAGCGATCGAAGTTGTGAAAGAGAAAACCAGTGATGCGATCGAAGTAGTGAAAGAGAAAACCGGTGATGCTGCCCAAACTGTAAAAGAATAAGCTTGGTCTTACCAGAGAGTAAAATTATTAAAAATAAAGATGAATCCGTTTAAAGGCAGGGTCATTTGGCCCTGCCTTTTTTATGGGAAAATATATAACGGTGTTGAAATTATAGTAAAATTGGGTCGGGCCGCCGCAACACCTTGTAATATTGTCAAATAAGCAGAATTAAAGCCGATTAAAAATATAGAGATAAGGTTAAATTACACCCCTAAAAACGGGGCTATTTTGAGCTTTTTGGAGCCAAAAACAAGGATATAGACATGGCGAGAGCAAAAAGGCATTACATGCCGGGCCAAATATGGCATATTACCCACCGATGTCATAAGAAATAATTTTTGCTCACAAAAATAGCGAGGTCAGGTCTTCATTCTTGACAGAATTTGAAAAATACATGACAGCGGCTTTGCCGAACCAAAAATTGTACAGGACGCAAAACAGCCTGCGCCCCTGATTTTCGTGCTAAATGGCGGCAAATGAAAAGGGAATGAAATGAAATTCAGCTTCAATATGGAAGATGCGAGCCAGGTATTTGTGGGGGCATTTGCGCTCGCAGTGCCAATTTCCTTTTCTGAAGAGGCATGGCGATTAGGGTTTTCAGGGACGTCCATTGGATTATTGGTTTGTAATAAATTAAAGGGTAGTTTTCAGAATGAAAAGGGGCAACTCTATGGTTGCCCTTGCTCAAAATCAATAAGAGTCAAAGGCAGACATGACCCCTTTTTTACAATGCCCAGCGCAACACCCATTACAGGCCGTCCGCCCAGAGATAGGGTAAGCAATACAATCGTTCAATAAAACATAATTGACCTGGCCCTGTTTTGGGTATTCTATGATTGACATTATCGTAAAGCGTAATTACAATGATTACATAATGAGTCTAATATATAACATAAGGAACAATACTCATGGGAAAACAAATACATGCAAGAGACATTAAATTAGTCCCTATTGGAAATTCAAAAGGAATTCGCATACCCAAAGCGCTTCTTCAAAAATATGGCTTTAATAATTCCTTGTTGCTTGAAGAAACCGAGCAGGGACTGCTTCTTCGCAAGAAAGATGACAATAAACTTTCTTGGGAAGATACTTATAAGGCTATGGCTGATGAGAAGGAAGATTGGGATGATTTTAATCCAACGCTTCTCGATGGATTGGAGAATGAAGACTTTGGATATTAAAAGATACGAAATATATTTCGCTGATCTCAACCCGACTATAGGAAGCGAAATTCAAAAGATTCGTCCTGTTGTTATAATCAGCCAGGATGAAATGAATAAATATTTAGAAACCGTTGTCATTTGCCCTTTAACTTCAAAATTGCACCCGAAATGGAGAAGCCGCCTCCAGATTAAATGCGCGAATACCATGGCAGAAATAGCAGTTGACCAAATACGCACGATTAGCAAACTGAGATTAAAAAAGAAAATTGATCAGTTACCAAAGTTGGAAGCCGCTCAACTACGAAAACTGATAACCGATATGTACGGCGAATAACCGGTAGCCCTTTCTGATACCCGACCAGGATTTCTCACCCCCCTGTTCACCGCCCGCTTTGCTCAAGACGCAGAGAGGCGGCATTATTTATCTACCCCCATTTGTAACTATTCAGCGTGCTTGAAAATTAGTATACTTCCATCTACATGACAAAATCTGGCAACTTGCCGTTAAACAACAGTTCCAGTGCACGGCTTGACTTAATTCCCTGTTTCCGACAAGTAGACAAATAACTTCGCACACGGCAAAAGATTTTTGCTCCATCCATAGAGCGAAAGCATCCCGATATCTTCTGCTGAACTTTTGT belongs to Desulfobacterales bacterium and includes:
- a CDS encoding type II toxin-antitoxin system PemK/MazF family toxin is translated as MKTLDIKRYEIYFADLNPTIGSEIQKIRPVVIISQDEMNKYLETVVICPLTSKLHPKWRSRLQIKCANTMAEIAVDQIRTISKLRLKKKIDQLPKLEAAQLRKLITDMYGE
- a CDS encoding AbrB/MazE/SpoVT family DNA-binding domain-containing protein, with the protein product MGKQIHARDIKLVPIGNSKGIRIPKALLQKYGFNNSLLLEETEQGLLLRKKDDNKLSWEDTYKAMADEKEDWDDFNPTLLDGLENEDFGY